In the Aliarcobacter cryaerophilus genome, one interval contains:
- the fliD gene encoding flagellar filament capping protein FliD, producing MAEGILGLGQGQAASLNSDMLEKLKAVDRKATVEPIEKKLEKFESEKKVISDVTTKVNELFDAVKVFSLNQSTGTNAFQQKSANVSGDGVVFDSDDLSALKTGSMRVQVEKLAQKDVWQTNLFDGATVTKDSKINMGNLTINGTSIDTTNKSYSDLVTEINKISGVQASIVENSTGGFRLSVKSTETGLLNKLTIETSNTKEDPDNLPDGTLPDKTILDHFGFSNPVNNVLKAQDMELTADGVNYSSSSNTVTIDGLKITATKETGDSTINIENDTTTLSAQMKNFADKFNELRATIENEIYSADASVDNKGALRDMLATIKNELFGTGSGDKSIFSFGFSLDEKSGDILFNQKDFEASIKNGTADLEALFAGTPDKKGIATSMDEAISISGVTKNLLDYEINMLEREERLKKDKETAETTLDNKYSLMAQQFASYGVMINQMESSFSGLKMLILQSQASR from the coding sequence ATGGCAGAAGGAATTTTAGGACTAGGACAAGGTCAAGCAGCTTCACTAAATAGTGATATGTTAGAAAAATTAAAAGCTGTTGATAGAAAAGCTACAGTTGAACCAATAGAAAAAAAACTTGAAAAATTTGAAAGTGAAAAGAAAGTTATTTCAGATGTAACAACAAAAGTAAATGAACTTTTTGATGCTGTTAAAGTTTTCTCTTTAAATCAAAGTACTGGTACAAATGCTTTTCAACAAAAAAGTGCAAATGTTTCTGGAGATGGGGTTGTTTTTGATTCAGATGATTTAAGTGCTTTAAAAACTGGAAGTATGAGAGTTCAAGTAGAAAAATTAGCGCAAAAAGATGTTTGGCAAACAAATTTATTTGATGGTGCAACTGTTACAAAAGATAGTAAGATTAATATGGGAAATTTAACTATCAATGGAACAAGCATAGATACAACAAATAAATCATATAGTGATTTAGTTACGGAAATAAATAAAATTAGTGGAGTACAAGCTTCGATAGTAGAGAATTCAACTGGAGGTTTTAGGTTATCTGTAAAAAGTACTGAAACAGGTTTATTAAACAAGCTAACTATTGAAACATCAAATACTAAAGAAGATCCTGATAATCTACCAGATGGTACTCTTCCAGATAAAACGATTTTAGATCATTTTGGATTTAGTAATCCTGTAAATAATGTTTTAAAAGCTCAAGATATGGAATTAACAGCAGATGGAGTAAATTACTCTTCTAGTTCAAATACAGTTACAATTGATGGATTGAAAATAACAGCTACAAAAGAAACTGGTGATTCAACAATAAATATAGAGAATGATACAACAACTCTTTCAGCTCAAATGAAAAATTTTGCTGATAAGTTCAATGAATTAAGAGCAACTATTGAAAATGAGATTTATAGTGCTGATGCAAGTGTTGATAACAAAGGTGCATTAAGAGATATGCTAGCAACTATCAAAAATGAACTTTTTGGAACAGGTTCAGGAGATAAGTCTATATTTAGCTTTGGATTTTCACTAGATGAAAAAAGTGGAGATATACTTTTTAATCAAAAAGATTTTGAAGCTTCAATAAAAAATGGAACAGCTGATTTGGAAGCTTTATTCGCAGGAACACCTGATAAAAAAGGAATTGCAACATCTATGGATGAGGCTATTAGTATTAGTGGAGTTACAAAAAATCTTTTAGATTATGAGATAAATATGCTAGAAAGAGAAGAGAGATTAAAAAAAGACAAAGAAACTGCAGAAACAACTCTTGATAATAAATACTCTCTAATGGCACAACAGTTTGCTTCATATGGAGTTATGATAAACCAAATGGAATCATCATTTTCTGGTTTAAAAATGCTTATTTTACAATCACAAGCTTCTAGATAG